One genomic window of Hippocampus zosterae strain Florida chromosome 12, ASM2543408v3, whole genome shotgun sequence includes the following:
- the LOC127611271 gene encoding dehydrogenase/reductase SDR family member on chromosome X-like isoform X1, translated as MQSLISPGRGLRPRHLRIPFIFKSQTRRIRRRESHQWRSAGSPPMPRQDGKVAIVTGGGGGIGYEVARHMAKLGARVIIGCRDEQQGLAAVEKIHEEYNEAEVEFKKLDLASLQSVRQFVRSFKERDLPLNILVNNAGVMLVPEACTENGFELHFGVNYLGHFLLTCLLLDTLKLSGKSGNFSRVVNVSSSAHRNGEIRLNDLNCRQRYSAHAAYCHSKLAQLLFSSHLHRELEQGSFPVSSCAVDPGMVDTSLYRHLWTPLRLAHGLVSRLFFRTPTEGAATVLYAALSPTLEGECGGGYWVNGRRDATTPLTFDPEVQRLLWETSHRLLVPQ; from the exons ATGCAGTCGCTCATCTCTCCG GGACGTGGATTGCGACCACGGCATCTGAGGAttcctttcattttcaaaagccAAACCAGAAGAATAAGGAGGAGGGAGTCTCACCAATGGAGGAGCGCGGGGTCACCGC CGATGCCCCGACAAGATGGCAAGGTTGCCATAGTGacgggaggaggcgggggaaTCGGCTATGAGGTCGCCCGCCACATGGCCAAACTGGGGGCACGTGTTATCATAG GTTGTCGGGACGAACAACAGGGTCTGGCAGCCGTCGAAAAGATCCACGAAGAGTACAACGAGGCTGAAG TGGAGTTCAAAAAACTGGACCTAGCGTCTCTGCAGTCAGTCCGTCAGTTCGTCCGGAGCTTCAAGGAGCGTGACTTACCACTCAATATCTTGGTCAATAATG CGGGTGTCATGCTAGTTCCTGAGGCTTGTACCGAGAATGGATTTGAACTGCACTTTGGCGTGAACTATCTGGGCCACTTCCTGTTAACCTGCCTGCTCCTGGACACGTTGAAGCTCAGCGGCAAATCTGGCAACTTCTCACGGGTGGTCAACGTCTCCTCCTCTGCGCACCGCAACGGCGAGATCCGACTCAATGACTTGAATTGCAG ACAGCGCTATTCAGCCCACGCGGCTTATTGTCACAGTAAGCTGGCGCAGCTCTTATTTAGCTCCCACCTCCACCGGGAGCTGGAGCAGGGAAGTTTTCCCGTAAGCTCCTGCGCTGTGGATCCTGGCATGGTGGATACGTCTCTCTACCGCCACCTCTGGACGCCCCTGCGCCTTGCACACGGTCTTGTGTCCCGCTTGTTTTTCAGG ACTCCTACAGAGGGTGCTGCCACAGTCTTGTACGCTGCTCTGTCACCAACACTGGAGGGCGAGTGCGGAGGAGGCTACTGGGTCAACGGACGCAGGGACGCGACAACGCCGCTGACGTTTGACCCCGAGGTTCAGCGGCTTCTGTGGGAAACCAGCCACAGGCTTCTGGTTCCGCAGTAA
- the znf148 gene encoding zinc finger protein 148 — protein sequence MNTEDKLEGMLFKCSSGGIDSSGRVGLVMTLGERSLADHPLLAEDDDDESEDENLTVSSLVTHDLVPPEQLMMQEMSKNSGGGDEEGGGEVGVHFPLKLTHKLPCLPLSIKQELKLTEHPLQMKKDKKAVKDLIVCPKKKKRKQRSPAKILSINEDGSFGIQSPKCHVCIHCNAAFRTNYHLQRHVFIHTGEKPFQCSQCDMRFIQKYLLQRHEKIHTGEKPFRCDECGMKFIQKYHMERHKRTHSGEKPYQCDYCHQYFSRTDRVLKHRRMCHENRERKSNKAANKSGAPHEADALSPFLTKECALPKKKRQKCADKSDGSCSAAAAAGQSGELAGAVKETEVKEEERLHKSEALPLFALSSKVKHEYVMGDYSVELPEGTAGQHRDEEEAATPKLVLKKVSKRRFKQSGEQAPCLATLSSFEENNKVTHYTFEIVDKQSLLDEVSNAAETPAKPATSSTNYDDAMQFLKKKRYLQAAAANNSRDYSLNASGISSQPTVAQTAVSAVIDETVPATILEPQPINPEMKALHERNVLPDEVLQTLLDHYSNKANGQSEISFSVADTEVTSSISINSSDVSDSSPAESLGAGGSQTQPSTEKASLLQEYSKFLQQALERTSQNDSYLTSQSLSLVTENPTLAGQPLFSTEKQFPSPSRFKSGTSSPLRSSMEKPHFGLLVGDSQHSFSFSGDETTPPSTVSPSDEDFLEQVSPPKKTDSPQAILQTFQISTFDPNFKSHFQTSRSGSSSQFTGANGQVSLRGHSTDFSEFPLVRVAETRSQLNSSPDVSSSETFG from the exons ATGAACACCGAGGACAAGTTGGAGGGCATGCTGTTTAAGTGCAGCAGCGGCGGGATAGACAGCAGTGGGAGAGTCGGCCTGGTGATGACGCTGGGGGAACGATCTCTGGCAGATCACCCGTTGTTGGCAGAAGACGATGACGATGAGAGCGAAGATGAGAACTTGACCGTGAGCTCGCTGGTGACTCACGACTTGGTACCTCCCGAGCAGCTGATGATGCAGGAGATGTCCAAGAACAGTGGCGGAGGTGAtgaagagggaggaggagaggtGGGAGTGCATTTCCCCCTGAAGCTCACCCATAAATTGCCCTGCTTGCCT CTGAGCATCAAGCAAGAATTAAAACTGACCGAGCACCCACTGCAGATGAAGAAGGACAAAAAAGCAGTCAAGGACCTGATAGTGTgtcccaagaagaagaaaaggaaacaGCGATCACCAGCAAAG ATTCTAAGCATTAACGAGGACGGTTCATTTGGCATCCAAAGCCCCAAGTGCCATGTTTGTATTCACTGTAATGCAGCATTCAGAACTAACTACCATCTACAGAGGCATGTCTTCATTCACACAG GTGAGAAACCATTTCAGTGCAGCCAGTGCGACATGCGCTTCATTCAGAAATACCTTCTCCAGAGACATGAGAAAATCCACACCG GTGAGAAGCCTTTCCGCTGCGATGAGTGCGGCATGAAGTTCATCCAGAAATACCACATGGAGAGACACAAACGGACACACAGTGGAGAGAAGCCCTACCAATGCGACTACTGTCACCAG TACTTCTCCAGAACCGATCGCGTCTTGAAGCACCGAAGGATGTGCCACGAAAACCGAGAGAGGAAGAGCAACAAGGCCGCCAATAAAAGTGGAGCACCGCACGAAGCAGACGCCTTAAGCCCCTTTCTCACCAAAGAGTGCGCGTTACCCAAGAAGAAGCGACAAAAGTGCGCCGACAAGTCGGATGGTTCTTgttcggccgccgccgccgccggccaatCGGGCGAGCTCGCCGGCGCCGTGAAAGAAACTGAagtgaaagaggaagagagactCCATAAAAGTGAAGCTCTGCCTCTTTTCGCCCTgtcctccaaagtcaaacacgAGTATGTGATGGGGGACTACTCTGTGGAGCTTCCGGAAGGAACCGCTGGCCAACACCGagacgaggaggaggcggcgacccCGAAACTAGTCCTGAAAAAGGTGTCTAAGAGGAGGTTTAAACAGTCGGGCGAACAAGCTCCTTGCTTGGCCACGCTATCCTCATTTGAGGAAAACAACAAAGTCACCCATTATACCTTTGAAATCGTGGACAAGCAAAGCCTTTTAGATGAGGTGAGCAACGCGGCGGAGACTCCAGCGAAGCCCGCAACAAGTAGCACCAACTATGACGACGCCATGCAGTTCCTCAAGAAGAAACGCTACCTTCAAGCGGCCGCGGCCAACAATAGTCGCGATTATAGCCTGAACGCCAGCGGCATCTCGTCTCAGCCTACCGTCGCTCAAACGGCGGTGTCGGCCGTCATCGACGAAACGGTCCCGGCCACCATTCTGGAACCTCAGCCGATCAACCCGGAGATGAAGGCGCTTCACGAGCGGAACGTGTTGCCGGATGAGGTTCTTCAGACCCTGTTGGACCACTACTCCAACAAAGCTAACGGCCAGTCGGAAATCTCCTTCAGCGTCGCCGATACGGAGGTGACCTCGAGCATATCCATTAATTCCTCGGATGTTTCGGACAGCAGCCCCGCTGAGAGCCTCGGCGCCGGCGGTTCTCAGACTCAGCCGTCGACGGAGAAGGCCTCTCTCTTGCAAGAATATTCCAAATTCCTCCAGCAAGCGTTGGAGAGGACCAGTCAGAACGACAGCTACCTGACGAGCCAGAGCCTCAGCCTGGTCACGGAAAACCCGACCTTAGCGGGGCAGCCGCTGTTCTCCACCGAGAAACAATTTCCGTCCCCGAGTCGGTTCAAATCGGGAACGAGCTCCCCGTTGAGATCCTCTATGGAGAAACCTCACTTCGGACTACTGGTGGGGGATTCTCAGCACTCGTTTTCGTTTTCAGGTGATGAAACCACTCCCCCTTCCACGGTGTCCCCCTCCGACGAGGACTTCCTTGAACAGGTGTCGCCTCCCAAAAAGACGGACTCCCCCCAAGCGATACTGCAGACGTTTCAGATTAGCACCTTCGATCCCAACTTCAAGTCTCATTTCCAGACCTCGAGATCTGGTTCCTCGTCACAGTTTACAGGTGCCAATGGACAAGTAAGTCTCCGGGGCCACAGCACAGACTTCTCAGAGTTCCCTTTAGTTCGAGTCGCCGAGACCAGGTCCCAATTGAACTCGTCCCcggacgtttcatcaagtgaAACCTTTGGTTGA
- the LOC127611271 gene encoding dehydrogenase/reductase SDR family member on chromosome X-like isoform X2, with product MFSLVIFRLVSAIKLYLLGLKVLVNQLFGKRFELPAMPRQDGKVAIVTGGGGGIGYEVARHMAKLGARVIIGCRDEQQGLAAVEKIHEEYNEAEVEFKKLDLASLQSVRQFVRSFKERDLPLNILVNNAGVMLVPEACTENGFELHFGVNYLGHFLLTCLLLDTLKLSGKSGNFSRVVNVSSSAHRNGEIRLNDLNCRQRYSAHAAYCHSKLAQLLFSSHLHRELEQGSFPVSSCAVDPGMVDTSLYRHLWTPLRLAHGLVSRLFFRTPTEGAATVLYAALSPTLEGECGGGYWVNGRRDATTPLTFDPEVQRLLWETSHRLLVPQ from the exons ATGTTCTCCCTTGTAATTTTTCGTTTGGTGTCTGCGATCAAGCTTTACCTGCTCGGCTTGAAGGTTCTTGTGAATCAGCTGTTCGGCAAACGCTTTGAGTTGCCAG CGATGCCCCGACAAGATGGCAAGGTTGCCATAGTGacgggaggaggcgggggaaTCGGCTATGAGGTCGCCCGCCACATGGCCAAACTGGGGGCACGTGTTATCATAG GTTGTCGGGACGAACAACAGGGTCTGGCAGCCGTCGAAAAGATCCACGAAGAGTACAACGAGGCTGAAG TGGAGTTCAAAAAACTGGACCTAGCGTCTCTGCAGTCAGTCCGTCAGTTCGTCCGGAGCTTCAAGGAGCGTGACTTACCACTCAATATCTTGGTCAATAATG CGGGTGTCATGCTAGTTCCTGAGGCTTGTACCGAGAATGGATTTGAACTGCACTTTGGCGTGAACTATCTGGGCCACTTCCTGTTAACCTGCCTGCTCCTGGACACGTTGAAGCTCAGCGGCAAATCTGGCAACTTCTCACGGGTGGTCAACGTCTCCTCCTCTGCGCACCGCAACGGCGAGATCCGACTCAATGACTTGAATTGCAG ACAGCGCTATTCAGCCCACGCGGCTTATTGTCACAGTAAGCTGGCGCAGCTCTTATTTAGCTCCCACCTCCACCGGGAGCTGGAGCAGGGAAGTTTTCCCGTAAGCTCCTGCGCTGTGGATCCTGGCATGGTGGATACGTCTCTCTACCGCCACCTCTGGACGCCCCTGCGCCTTGCACACGGTCTTGTGTCCCGCTTGTTTTTCAGG ACTCCTACAGAGGGTGCTGCCACAGTCTTGTACGCTGCTCTGTCACCAACACTGGAGGGCGAGTGCGGAGGAGGCTACTGGGTCAACGGACGCAGGGACGCGACAACGCCGCTGACGTTTGACCCCGAGGTTCAGCGGCTTCTGTGGGAAACCAGCCACAGGCTTCTGGTTCCGCAGTAA
- the LOC127611271 gene encoding dehydrogenase/reductase SDR family member on chromosome X-like isoform X3, translating into MQSLISPGRGLRPRHLRIPFIFKSQTRRIRRRESHQWRSAGSPRCRDEQQGLAAVEKIHEEYNEAEVEFKKLDLASLQSVRQFVRSFKERDLPLNILVNNAGVMLVPEACTENGFELHFGVNYLGHFLLTCLLLDTLKLSGKSGNFSRVVNVSSSAHRNGEIRLNDLNCRQRYSAHAAYCHSKLAQLLFSSHLHRELEQGSFPVSSCAVDPGMVDTSLYRHLWTPLRLAHGLVSRLFFRTPTEGAATVLYAALSPTLEGECGGGYWVNGRRDATTPLTFDPEVQRLLWETSHRLLVPQ; encoded by the exons ATGCAGTCGCTCATCTCTCCG GGACGTGGATTGCGACCACGGCATCTGAGGAttcctttcattttcaaaagccAAACCAGAAGAATAAGGAGGAGGGAGTCTCACCAATGGAGGAGCGCGGGGTCACCGC GTTGTCGGGACGAACAACAGGGTCTGGCAGCCGTCGAAAAGATCCACGAAGAGTACAACGAGGCTGAAG TGGAGTTCAAAAAACTGGACCTAGCGTCTCTGCAGTCAGTCCGTCAGTTCGTCCGGAGCTTCAAGGAGCGTGACTTACCACTCAATATCTTGGTCAATAATG CGGGTGTCATGCTAGTTCCTGAGGCTTGTACCGAGAATGGATTTGAACTGCACTTTGGCGTGAACTATCTGGGCCACTTCCTGTTAACCTGCCTGCTCCTGGACACGTTGAAGCTCAGCGGCAAATCTGGCAACTTCTCACGGGTGGTCAACGTCTCCTCCTCTGCGCACCGCAACGGCGAGATCCGACTCAATGACTTGAATTGCAG ACAGCGCTATTCAGCCCACGCGGCTTATTGTCACAGTAAGCTGGCGCAGCTCTTATTTAGCTCCCACCTCCACCGGGAGCTGGAGCAGGGAAGTTTTCCCGTAAGCTCCTGCGCTGTGGATCCTGGCATGGTGGATACGTCTCTCTACCGCCACCTCTGGACGCCCCTGCGCCTTGCACACGGTCTTGTGTCCCGCTTGTTTTTCAGG ACTCCTACAGAGGGTGCTGCCACAGTCTTGTACGCTGCTCTGTCACCAACACTGGAGGGCGAGTGCGGAGGAGGCTACTGGGTCAACGGACGCAGGGACGCGACAACGCCGCTGACGTTTGACCCCGAGGTTCAGCGGCTTCTGTGGGAAACCAGCCACAGGCTTCTGGTTCCGCAGTAA